One genomic window of Medicago truncatula cultivar Jemalong A17 chromosome 1, MtrunA17r5.0-ANR, whole genome shotgun sequence includes the following:
- the LOC11429630 gene encoding probable indole-3-pyruvate monooxygenase YUCCA4: MDPFKEKVKCVWIHGPIIVGAGPSGIAVAACLSEQGVPSLILERSDCIASLWQNRTYDRLKLHLPKHFCELPMMSFPQTFPKYPTKHQFISYMESYADHFHIHPRFNQTVLSAEFDSTSQIWMVRTKEGDFQYFSPWLIVATGENAEPVFPTIHGMEHFHGPVVHTSDYKSGSEYKNKKVLVIGCGNSGMEVSLDLCRHNAMPHLVARNSVHILPRDMFGFSTYGIAMGLYKWLPLKLVDKFLLLVSSFFLGNTNHYGIKRPKTGPIELKLATGKTPVLDVGQIAQIKSGNIKVMEGVKEITRNGAKFLDGQEKEFDAIILATGYKSNVPSWLKGNDFFTKDGMPKTPFPHGWKGEQGLYTVGFTRRGLHGTYFDAIKIAEDITNQWKTLKSKSCCDSHIILLNNS, translated from the exons ATGGATCCtttcaaagaaaaagtaaaGTGTGTATGGATTCATGGACCTATCATAGTAGGTGCTGGTCCTTCAGGTATAGCAGTAGCTGCTTGTTTATCAGAGCAAGGAGTACCAAGTCTCATTCTTGAGAGAAGTGATTGCATAGCTTCACTATGGCAAAATAGAACCTATGACCGTTTAAAACTTCATTTACCTAAACATTTTTGTGAACTACCTATGATGAGTTTTCCTCAAACTTTTCCTAAGTATCCTACAAAACATCAGTTCATTTCCTACATGGAATCCTATGCTGATCACTTTCATATTCATCCTAGGTTTAATCAAACTGTTCTTAGTGCTGAGTTTGATTCAACTTCTCAAATTTGGATGGTTAGAACAAAAGAAGGTGATTTTCAGTATTTTTCACCTTGGCTTATTGTTGCTACTGGTGAAAATGCTGAACCTGTTTTTCCTACAATTCATGGTATGGAACATTTTCATGGTCCTGTTGTTCATACAAGTGATTATAAATCTGGTTctgaatacaaaaataaaaaggttttgGTCATTGGTTGTGGGAATTCTGGAATGGAAGTTAGTTTGGATCTTTGTAGACACAATGCTATGCCTCATTTGGTTGCAAGAAACTCa GTACATATTCTCCCAAGAGACATGTTTGGTTTCTCAACATATGGAATAGCTATGGGACTATATAAATGGCTTCCATTAAAATTAGTAGACAAATTTCTCTTGTTAGTTTCAAGCTTCTTCTTGGGAAACACCAATCACTATGGTATCAAGAGGCCTAAAACTGGCCCAATAGAACTCAAACTTGCAACAGGAAAAACTCCTGTACTTGATGTTGGTCAAATAGCACAAATTAAATCCGGTAACATTAAG GTGATGGAAGGTGTGAAAGAGATAACAAGAAATGGTGCAAAATTTTTGGATGGACAAGAAAAGGAATTTGATGCAATAATATTAGCAACAGGGTACAAGAGCAATGTGCCTAGTTGGCTCAAG GGTAATGATTTTTTCACTAAAGATGGAATGCCAAAAACACCCTTTCCTCATGGTTGGAAAGGTGAACAAGGATTGTATACAGTGGGTTTCACAAGAAGAGGTCTACATGGAACATACTTTGATGCCATCAAAATAGCTGAAGATATTACTAATCAATGGAAAACACTTAAGAGCAAGAGTTGTTGTGATTCACATATCATACTACTCAATAATTCATAA